DNA from Acidobacteriota bacterium:
CCCCAATGCGGCGAACTCAGGGAGCCAGGAGTTCGCGCCGGACGGCGTCTTCGATCAGTTCCTCGGCGTAGCGCCAGAGCTCGGGCGCGCCGTCCTCGATGCAGCCGTTGATCTCGCGCACCTGGTCTGCCCGGACGCCGTGCTCCTGCCAGGGCCCGCCGCCGTTGATGTAGTTCAGGACCATCGGCTGCAAGCGGTCCAGGGCCCTCGCGAACTTCGCTTCGGGGCTCCGCCGGGCCTCGAACTCGTCCCAGATGGCGCGCAACTCGGCCCCGCTCTCGGCCGGCAGCAGTCCGAAGATCCGTTTCGCCGCCCGCTGTTCGCGCTCCTCCTGGTCCTTCAGACCGGCCTGGTCGTAGACGAAGGTATCGCCCGCGTCGATCTCGACCAGATCGTGCACGATCAACATCTTCAGCACCTTGAGTTGATCGAGCCCGGGGGCGGCCGCGTGCTCCGACAGAACCAGCGCCATCAAGCTCACATGCCACGAGTGCTCCGCGGAGTTCTCGAGGCGTTCGTTGCCGACGATGGACGTGCGCCGCAGCACCTGCTTGAGCTGGTCGACTTCGACCAGGAAGCGCATCTGCTGCGCCAGGCGTCCGTGCCGTTCCGCCGCCCGCGGCCGGGCGTCGGAACCCGTACGCGTCTGGCGCGCGGACGCGCCGTCCGGGTTCCGTTCCTGCATCATGCAACGGTATCCAACTCATCCGGTCGCTCTACTCTTCCGACTGGTCCAGTTGCACGACGCCGTCGCTGAACTGCAGGGACTCGACGCCGCTCAGCGTGTCGACTCCGTCCCGGTCCGGCTGCGAGTCCGTCACCGTCGCACCGTCGCCGTCCGGCGTCACCTCGTAGTCGGCCGCCGGGCCGCTGAACACCGCGGTGTCGTCGCCGTCGCCACCGTTAAGCGTGTCGTTGCCGCCGCCGCCCTCGAGCCGGTTCGCGCCGGCGTTGCCGGTCAGCACGTTGTC
Protein-coding regions in this window:
- a CDS encoding HD domain-containing protein → MRFLVEVDQLKQVLRRTSIVGNERLENSAEHSWHVSLMALVLSEHAAAPGLDQLKVLKMLIVHDLVEIDAGDTFVYDQAGLKDQEEREQRAAKRIFGLLPAESGAELRAIWDEFEARRSPEAKFARALDRLQPMVLNYINGGGPWQEHGVRADQVREINGCIEDGAPELWRYAEELIEDAVRRELLAP